The Argentina anserina chromosome 3, drPotAnse1.1, whole genome shotgun sequence genome includes a region encoding these proteins:
- the LOC126787347 gene encoding uncharacterized protein LOC126787347 has translation MLRLKARLNFCGKELTEDDMIHKTLSTFPTSALILANQYRLEYDNKRITTFHKLITMLQVSERHDQVLLNNNVRPIATKKIPEASYGKTKDGKNPKVKGTGRADPYTHGGNTLRGKGYGGRGMGRGMGRERPPNVWRRDGGAGPSDHGGTGPSGHKVQKAPKPPPPAKRERVGNEPCYRCGDTANWYKNYHASNRVAANYKRYRESREQEAHYMEEEGLEPNVNLTISDFNGKMDHAKSNDILDFD, from the coding sequence ATGTTGCGCCTTAAAGCACGTCTCAATTTCTGTGGCAAGGAACTCACAGAAGATGATATGATCCATAAAACTCTATCCACTTTCCCTACTTCGGCCCTTATACTAGCGAACCAGTATAGGTTGGAGTATGACAACAAAAGAATCACTACCTTCCATAAATTGATCACCATGTTGCAAGTATCTGAACGTCATGATCAAGTTCTTCTGAACAATAATGTCAGACCTATTGCGACAAAGAAAATTCCCGAGGCTAGCTATGGCAAGACGAAGGATGGAAAGAACCCTAAAGTAAAGGGGACTGGACGTGCTGACCCTTACACACATGGGGGCAATACACTACGTGGAAAAGGATATGGAGGCCGTGGTATGGGCCGTGGAATGGGCCGTGAACGTCCTCCCAATGTATGGCGCAGAGATGGTGGTGCAGGTCCTAGTGACCATGGTGGCACTGGACCTAGTGGTCACAAAGTGCAAAAGGCACCGAAACCCCCCCCCCCAGCAAAAAGGGAAAGAGTTGGCAATGAACCTTGCTATAGGTGTGGAGACACTGCTAATTGGTATAAGAACTACCACGCAAGCAACAGAGTAGCAGCCAATTACAAGAGGTATAGAGAGTCTAGAGAACAAGAGGCTCACTATATGGAGGAAGAAGGTCTTGAACCTAATGTCAACCTCACAATCTCAGACTTTAATGGCAAGATGGACCATGCCAAGTCAAACGATATTCTAGATTTTGATTaa